Proteins from a genomic interval of Corvus hawaiiensis isolate bCorHaw1 chromosome 36, bCorHaw1.pri.cur, whole genome shotgun sequence:
- the ZMIZ2 gene encoding zinc finger MIZ domain-containing protein 2 isoform X3 — protein MSSMNPMKPSLPPAPHGDGSFAYEAVPWQPSTNQPPGSLSVVTTVWGVSNPSQSQVFGSPMGPGGSSSSTPLLPGMAGTSSGMSSPPFLPQQPFAEGAPGKGYVQPSVYGRNAYPTGPGFAASYNGGPNGPGGMGLPSHASRATADFTQAAAAAAVAAAAATATATATATVAALQEKQSQELSQYSAMGTGQSFSSQFLPHAGPRGPNSMSPAGMAGVVAPSGVSPVSMSPVRAPGTGPLYGGQRVPQHSYPGPPPPSQQLPRQSLKRAYSSEPADQFNGQSASFSTYSQAAINGPGRSLPGYPSSPLAGNPTPPMTPGSGIPAYASPGQDVKSPFLADMKPSVAPLHPSPSGPAPGEELRLTFPVRDGVVLEPFRLQHNLAVSNHVFQLRDSVYKTLMMRPDLELQFKCYHHEDRQMNTNWPASVQVSVNATPLTIERGDNKTSHKPLYLKHVCQPGRNTIQITVTACCCSHLFVLQLVHRPSVRSVLQGLIKKRLLPAEHCITKIKRNFSSGTIPGTPGPNGEDGVEQTAIKVSLKCPITFRRIQLPARGHDCRHIQCFDLESYLQLNCERGTWRCPVCNKTALLEGLEVDQYMLGILIYIQNSEHEEITIDPTCSWKPVPIKPDVHIKEEPEGPALKRCRTLSPAHMVLPNIMEMIAALGPGSVPFPALSQPPAGAATDYSTPGSSFLGPGGFPEPFTAPGVPGTSTLSDFTPGPPSISYQPNIPGGLLAPEKPPVPPLPTQLPPPGRMEPSHPAVQTGLHNTPLGSQSAPTLHSRSAVARQPLGPPAHTADLVFPPAPSMATAGDGSEPTLDLLPELTNPDELLSYLGPPDLPSSSNDDLLSLFENN, from the exons ATGAGCTCCATGAACCCCATGAAACCCTCGCTGCCGCCTGCGCCCCACGG tgATGGTTCATTTGCATACGAGGCTGTTCCTTGGCAACCAAGCACCAATCAGCCGCCGGGATCCCTCTCCGTGGTAACCACTGTCTGGGGTGTCAGCAACCCCTCCCAGAGCCAG GTTTTTGGCAGCCccatgggccctggggggagcagctccagcaccccaCTGCTGCCTGGCATGGCAGGCACCAGCTCGGGCATGAGCTCACCACCATTCCTGCCACAGCAGCCTTTCGCCGAGGGGGCGCCAGGGAAGGGGTATGTGCAGCCAAGTGTCTATGGCCGCAACGCCTACCCCACTGGGCCGGGCTTCGCTGCCAG CTACAATGGTGGCCCAAATGGCCCTGGAGGGATGGGGCTCCCCTCGCACGCCAGCCGGGCCACTGCTGACTTcacccaggcagcagctgctgctgccgtgGCCGcggctgctgccacagccacgGCCACAGCCACGGCAACGgtggcagcactgcaggagaaacagagccaggagctgagccAGTACAGCGCG ATGGGCACAGGGCAGTCTTTCAGCAGCCAGTTCCTGCCCCATGCCGGGCCCCGTGGCCCCAACAGCATGAGCCCGGCTGGCATGGCAGGTGTTGTGGCCCCCTCTGGCGTCTCCCCCGTGAGCATGAGCCCAGTGCGGGCACCCGGGACTGGCCCCCTCTATGGCGGGCAGcgagtgcctcagcactcctaccctggccccccccccccgagccagcagctgccccgCCAGAGCCTCAAGCGGGCGTACTCCAGTGAG CCAGCTGACCAGTTCAACGGGCAGAGTGCCAGCTTCAGCACCTACAGCCAAGCAGCCATCAATGGG CCAGGCCGGTCGCTGCCGGGGTACCCCAGCTCGCCGCTGGCCGGGAACCCCACACCACCCATGACGCCAGGCAGCGGCATCCCCGCCTATGCGTCCCCTGGTCAGGATGTCAAGTCACCCTTCCTGGCAGAcatgaagcccagcgttgccccCCTGCACCCATCCCCTTCGG GGCCGGCCCCCGGCGAGGAGTTGCGACTGACCTTCCCGGTGCGGGACGGCGTGGTGTTGGAGCCCTTCCGCCTGCAGCACAACCTGGCTGTTAGCAACCACGTCTTCCAGCTCCGTGACTCTGTCTACAAGACCCTCATGATGAG GCCTGACCTGGAGCTGCAGTTCAAGTGCTACCACCACGAGGACCGGCAGATGAACACCAACTGGCCGGCCTCCGTGCAGGTGAGCGTCAATGCCACGCCGCTCACCATTGAACGTGGTGACAACAAGACCTCCCACAAGCCGCTCTACCTGAAGCACGTCTGCCAGCCCGGCAGAAACACTATCCAGATCACTGTCACCgcctgctgctgt TCCCACCTGTTCgtcctgcagctggtgcatcgGCCCTCGGTGCGCTCggtgctgcaggggctcatCAAGAAGCGCCTGCTCCCCGCTGAGCACTGCATCACCAAAA TCAAGCGCAACTTCAGCAGTGGGACCATCCCGGGGACACCAGGGCCCAATGGTGAGGACGGTGTGGAGCAGACGGCCATCAAGGTGTCCCTCAAGTGCCCTATCACCTTCCGGAGGATCCAGCTTCCAGCCAGGGGTCATGACTGCCGGCACATACAG TGCTTCGACCTGGAGTCATACCTGCAGCTCAACTGCGAGAGGGGGACATGGCGGTGTCCTGTCTGCAA TAAGACGGCcctgctggaggggctggaggtggaCCAGTACATGCTGGGCATCCTGATCTACATCCAGAA ttCGGAGCATGAGGAGATCACCATCGACCCGACCTGCAGCTGGAAACCTGTCCCAATCAAACCTGATGTCCACATCAAGGAGGAGCCGGAGGGGCCAGCGCTGAAGCGGTGCCGGACACTCAGTCCTGCACACATGGTGCTGCCCAACATCATGGAGATGATCGCAGCCCTGGGGCCTGGCTCTGTGCCCTTCCCGGCATTGTCACAACCTCCAGCAGGGGCTGCCACCGACTACAGCACCCCGG GTTCCAGCTTTCTGGGACCTGGGGGCTTCCCGGAGCCTTTCACTGCCCCTGGCGTCCCTGGCACCTCAACGCTGAGTGACTTCACACCAGGCCCCCCCTCCATCTCCTACCAGCCCAACATCCCAGGCGGCCTTCTGGCCCCTGAGAAGCCTCCTGTGCCCCCTCTGCCCACACAG CTTCCCCCGCCAGGACGAATGGAGCCGTCCCACCCCGCAGTGCAGACGGGGCTGCACAACACTCCCTTGGGCAGCCAGTCGGCCCCCACGCTGCACTCCCGGAGCGCAGTGGCACGGCAACCCCTGGGACCCCCGGCCCACACTGCTGACCTCGTCTTCCCCCCTGCACCCAGCATGGCCACGGCGGGTGATGGTTCGGAGCCTACCCTCGAC ctcctgcccgaGCTGACGAATCCTGACGAGCTGCTCTCCTACCTGGGGCCCCCCgacctccccagcagcagcaacgATGACCTCCTCTCCCTCTTCGAGAATAACTGA
- the ZMIZ2 gene encoding zinc finger MIZ domain-containing protein 2 isoform X1: MSSMNPMKPSLPPAPHGDGSFAYEAVPWQPSTNQPPGSLSVVTTVWGVSNPSQSQVFGSPMGPGGSSSSTPLLPGMAGTSSGMSSPPFLPQQPFAEGAPGKGYVQPSVYGRNAYPTGPGFAASYNGGPNGPGGMGLPSHASRATADFTQAAAAAAVAAAAATATATATATVAALQEKQSQELSQYSAMGTGQSFSSQFLPHAGPRGPNSMSPAGMAGVVAPSGVSPVSMSPVRAPGTGPLYGGQRVPQHSYPGPPPPSQQLPRQSLKRAYSSEGYPAQQYLQGGQYAAAGAQYAPSAPQSSGPSPSYPGHRLQQSMGQYLSASGSAGPYYKPADQFNGQSASFSTYSQAAINGPGRSLPGYPSSPLAGNPTPPMTPGSGIPAYASPGQDVKSPFLADMKPSVAPLHPSPSGPAPGEELRLTFPVRDGVVLEPFRLQHNLAVSNHVFQLRDSVYKTLMMRPDLELQFKCYHHEDRQMNTNWPASVQVSVNATPLTIERGDNKTSHKPLYLKHVCQPGRNTIQITVTACCCSHLFVLQLVHRPSVRSVLQGLIKKRLLPAEHCITKIKRNFSSGTIPGTPGPNGEDGVEQTAIKVSLKCPITFRRIQLPARGHDCRHIQCFDLESYLQLNCERGTWRCPVCNKTALLEGLEVDQYMLGILIYIQNSEHEEITIDPTCSWKPVPIKPDVHIKEEPEGPALKRCRTLSPAHMVLPNIMEMIAALGPGSVPFPALSQPPAGAATDYSTPGSSFLGPGGFPEPFTAPGVPGTSTLSDFTPGPPSISYQPNIPGGLLAPEKPPVPPLPTQLPPPGRMEPSHPAVQTGLHNTPLGSQSAPTLHSRSAVARQPLGPPAHTADLVFPPAPSMATAGDGSEPTLDLLPELTNPDELLSYLGPPDLPSSSNDDLLSLFENN; the protein is encoded by the exons ATGAGCTCCATGAACCCCATGAAACCCTCGCTGCCGCCTGCGCCCCACGG tgATGGTTCATTTGCATACGAGGCTGTTCCTTGGCAACCAAGCACCAATCAGCCGCCGGGATCCCTCTCCGTGGTAACCACTGTCTGGGGTGTCAGCAACCCCTCCCAGAGCCAG GTTTTTGGCAGCCccatgggccctggggggagcagctccagcaccccaCTGCTGCCTGGCATGGCAGGCACCAGCTCGGGCATGAGCTCACCACCATTCCTGCCACAGCAGCCTTTCGCCGAGGGGGCGCCAGGGAAGGGGTATGTGCAGCCAAGTGTCTATGGCCGCAACGCCTACCCCACTGGGCCGGGCTTCGCTGCCAG CTACAATGGTGGCCCAAATGGCCCTGGAGGGATGGGGCTCCCCTCGCACGCCAGCCGGGCCACTGCTGACTTcacccaggcagcagctgctgctgccgtgGCCGcggctgctgccacagccacgGCCACAGCCACGGCAACGgtggcagcactgcaggagaaacagagccaggagctgagccAGTACAGCGCG ATGGGCACAGGGCAGTCTTTCAGCAGCCAGTTCCTGCCCCATGCCGGGCCCCGTGGCCCCAACAGCATGAGCCCGGCTGGCATGGCAGGTGTTGTGGCCCCCTCTGGCGTCTCCCCCGTGAGCATGAGCCCAGTGCGGGCACCCGGGACTGGCCCCCTCTATGGCGGGCAGcgagtgcctcagcactcctaccctggccccccccccccgagccagcagctgccccgCCAGAGCCTCAAGCGGGCGTACTCCAGTGAG GGGTACCCAGCACAGCAGTACCTCCAGGGCGGGCAGTACGCTGCAGCTGGTGCCCAGTAtgcccccagcgccccccagTCCTCCGGTCCGTCCCCCTCATACCCTGgccacaggctgcagcagagcatggGCCAGTACCTCTCCGCTTCAGGCAGTGCTGGACCCTATTACAAG CCAGCTGACCAGTTCAACGGGCAGAGTGCCAGCTTCAGCACCTACAGCCAAGCAGCCATCAATGGG CCAGGCCGGTCGCTGCCGGGGTACCCCAGCTCGCCGCTGGCCGGGAACCCCACACCACCCATGACGCCAGGCAGCGGCATCCCCGCCTATGCGTCCCCTGGTCAGGATGTCAAGTCACCCTTCCTGGCAGAcatgaagcccagcgttgccccCCTGCACCCATCCCCTTCGG GGCCGGCCCCCGGCGAGGAGTTGCGACTGACCTTCCCGGTGCGGGACGGCGTGGTGTTGGAGCCCTTCCGCCTGCAGCACAACCTGGCTGTTAGCAACCACGTCTTCCAGCTCCGTGACTCTGTCTACAAGACCCTCATGATGAG GCCTGACCTGGAGCTGCAGTTCAAGTGCTACCACCACGAGGACCGGCAGATGAACACCAACTGGCCGGCCTCCGTGCAGGTGAGCGTCAATGCCACGCCGCTCACCATTGAACGTGGTGACAACAAGACCTCCCACAAGCCGCTCTACCTGAAGCACGTCTGCCAGCCCGGCAGAAACACTATCCAGATCACTGTCACCgcctgctgctgt TCCCACCTGTTCgtcctgcagctggtgcatcgGCCCTCGGTGCGCTCggtgctgcaggggctcatCAAGAAGCGCCTGCTCCCCGCTGAGCACTGCATCACCAAAA TCAAGCGCAACTTCAGCAGTGGGACCATCCCGGGGACACCAGGGCCCAATGGTGAGGACGGTGTGGAGCAGACGGCCATCAAGGTGTCCCTCAAGTGCCCTATCACCTTCCGGAGGATCCAGCTTCCAGCCAGGGGTCATGACTGCCGGCACATACAG TGCTTCGACCTGGAGTCATACCTGCAGCTCAACTGCGAGAGGGGGACATGGCGGTGTCCTGTCTGCAA TAAGACGGCcctgctggaggggctggaggtggaCCAGTACATGCTGGGCATCCTGATCTACATCCAGAA ttCGGAGCATGAGGAGATCACCATCGACCCGACCTGCAGCTGGAAACCTGTCCCAATCAAACCTGATGTCCACATCAAGGAGGAGCCGGAGGGGCCAGCGCTGAAGCGGTGCCGGACACTCAGTCCTGCACACATGGTGCTGCCCAACATCATGGAGATGATCGCAGCCCTGGGGCCTGGCTCTGTGCCCTTCCCGGCATTGTCACAACCTCCAGCAGGGGCTGCCACCGACTACAGCACCCCGG GTTCCAGCTTTCTGGGACCTGGGGGCTTCCCGGAGCCTTTCACTGCCCCTGGCGTCCCTGGCACCTCAACGCTGAGTGACTTCACACCAGGCCCCCCCTCCATCTCCTACCAGCCCAACATCCCAGGCGGCCTTCTGGCCCCTGAGAAGCCTCCTGTGCCCCCTCTGCCCACACAG CTTCCCCCGCCAGGACGAATGGAGCCGTCCCACCCCGCAGTGCAGACGGGGCTGCACAACACTCCCTTGGGCAGCCAGTCGGCCCCCACGCTGCACTCCCGGAGCGCAGTGGCACGGCAACCCCTGGGACCCCCGGCCCACACTGCTGACCTCGTCTTCCCCCCTGCACCCAGCATGGCCACGGCGGGTGATGGTTCGGAGCCTACCCTCGAC ctcctgcccgaGCTGACGAATCCTGACGAGCTGCTCTCCTACCTGGGGCCCCCCgacctccccagcagcagcaacgATGACCTCCTCTCCCTCTTCGAGAATAACTGA
- the ZMIZ2 gene encoding zinc finger MIZ domain-containing protein 2 isoform X2, whose product MSSMNPMKPSLPPAPHGDGSFAYEAVPWQPSTNQPPGSLSVVTTVWGVSNPSQSQVFGSPMGPGGSSSSTPLLPGMAGTSSGMSSPPFLPQQPFAEGAPGKGYVQPSVYGRNAYPTGPGFAASYNGGPNGPGGMGLPSHASRATADFTQAAAAAAVAAAAATATATATATVAALQEKQSQELSQYSAMGTGQSFSSQFLPHAGPRGPNSMSPAGMAGVVAPSGVSPVSMSPVRAPGTGPLYGGQRVPQHSYPGPPPPSQQLPRQSLKRAYSSEGYPAQQYLQGGQYAAAGAQYAPSAPQSSGPSPSYPGHRLQQSMGQYLSASGSAGPYYKPADQFNGQSASFSTYSQAAINGDVKSPFLADMKPSVAPLHPSPSGPAPGEELRLTFPVRDGVVLEPFRLQHNLAVSNHVFQLRDSVYKTLMMRPDLELQFKCYHHEDRQMNTNWPASVQVSVNATPLTIERGDNKTSHKPLYLKHVCQPGRNTIQITVTACCCSHLFVLQLVHRPSVRSVLQGLIKKRLLPAEHCITKIKRNFSSGTIPGTPGPNGEDGVEQTAIKVSLKCPITFRRIQLPARGHDCRHIQCFDLESYLQLNCERGTWRCPVCNKTALLEGLEVDQYMLGILIYIQNSEHEEITIDPTCSWKPVPIKPDVHIKEEPEGPALKRCRTLSPAHMVLPNIMEMIAALGPGSVPFPALSQPPAGAATDYSTPGSSFLGPGGFPEPFTAPGVPGTSTLSDFTPGPPSISYQPNIPGGLLAPEKPPVPPLPTQLPPPGRMEPSHPAVQTGLHNTPLGSQSAPTLHSRSAVARQPLGPPAHTADLVFPPAPSMATAGDGSEPTLDLLPELTNPDELLSYLGPPDLPSSSNDDLLSLFENN is encoded by the exons ATGAGCTCCATGAACCCCATGAAACCCTCGCTGCCGCCTGCGCCCCACGG tgATGGTTCATTTGCATACGAGGCTGTTCCTTGGCAACCAAGCACCAATCAGCCGCCGGGATCCCTCTCCGTGGTAACCACTGTCTGGGGTGTCAGCAACCCCTCCCAGAGCCAG GTTTTTGGCAGCCccatgggccctggggggagcagctccagcaccccaCTGCTGCCTGGCATGGCAGGCACCAGCTCGGGCATGAGCTCACCACCATTCCTGCCACAGCAGCCTTTCGCCGAGGGGGCGCCAGGGAAGGGGTATGTGCAGCCAAGTGTCTATGGCCGCAACGCCTACCCCACTGGGCCGGGCTTCGCTGCCAG CTACAATGGTGGCCCAAATGGCCCTGGAGGGATGGGGCTCCCCTCGCACGCCAGCCGGGCCACTGCTGACTTcacccaggcagcagctgctgctgccgtgGCCGcggctgctgccacagccacgGCCACAGCCACGGCAACGgtggcagcactgcaggagaaacagagccaggagctgagccAGTACAGCGCG ATGGGCACAGGGCAGTCTTTCAGCAGCCAGTTCCTGCCCCATGCCGGGCCCCGTGGCCCCAACAGCATGAGCCCGGCTGGCATGGCAGGTGTTGTGGCCCCCTCTGGCGTCTCCCCCGTGAGCATGAGCCCAGTGCGGGCACCCGGGACTGGCCCCCTCTATGGCGGGCAGcgagtgcctcagcactcctaccctggccccccccccccgagccagcagctgccccgCCAGAGCCTCAAGCGGGCGTACTCCAGTGAG GGGTACCCAGCACAGCAGTACCTCCAGGGCGGGCAGTACGCTGCAGCTGGTGCCCAGTAtgcccccagcgccccccagTCCTCCGGTCCGTCCCCCTCATACCCTGgccacaggctgcagcagagcatggGCCAGTACCTCTCCGCTTCAGGCAGTGCTGGACCCTATTACAAG CCAGCTGACCAGTTCAACGGGCAGAGTGCCAGCTTCAGCACCTACAGCCAAGCAGCCATCAATGGG GATGTCAAGTCACCCTTCCTGGCAGAcatgaagcccagcgttgccccCCTGCACCCATCCCCTTCGG GGCCGGCCCCCGGCGAGGAGTTGCGACTGACCTTCCCGGTGCGGGACGGCGTGGTGTTGGAGCCCTTCCGCCTGCAGCACAACCTGGCTGTTAGCAACCACGTCTTCCAGCTCCGTGACTCTGTCTACAAGACCCTCATGATGAG GCCTGACCTGGAGCTGCAGTTCAAGTGCTACCACCACGAGGACCGGCAGATGAACACCAACTGGCCGGCCTCCGTGCAGGTGAGCGTCAATGCCACGCCGCTCACCATTGAACGTGGTGACAACAAGACCTCCCACAAGCCGCTCTACCTGAAGCACGTCTGCCAGCCCGGCAGAAACACTATCCAGATCACTGTCACCgcctgctgctgt TCCCACCTGTTCgtcctgcagctggtgcatcgGCCCTCGGTGCGCTCggtgctgcaggggctcatCAAGAAGCGCCTGCTCCCCGCTGAGCACTGCATCACCAAAA TCAAGCGCAACTTCAGCAGTGGGACCATCCCGGGGACACCAGGGCCCAATGGTGAGGACGGTGTGGAGCAGACGGCCATCAAGGTGTCCCTCAAGTGCCCTATCACCTTCCGGAGGATCCAGCTTCCAGCCAGGGGTCATGACTGCCGGCACATACAG TGCTTCGACCTGGAGTCATACCTGCAGCTCAACTGCGAGAGGGGGACATGGCGGTGTCCTGTCTGCAA TAAGACGGCcctgctggaggggctggaggtggaCCAGTACATGCTGGGCATCCTGATCTACATCCAGAA ttCGGAGCATGAGGAGATCACCATCGACCCGACCTGCAGCTGGAAACCTGTCCCAATCAAACCTGATGTCCACATCAAGGAGGAGCCGGAGGGGCCAGCGCTGAAGCGGTGCCGGACACTCAGTCCTGCACACATGGTGCTGCCCAACATCATGGAGATGATCGCAGCCCTGGGGCCTGGCTCTGTGCCCTTCCCGGCATTGTCACAACCTCCAGCAGGGGCTGCCACCGACTACAGCACCCCGG GTTCCAGCTTTCTGGGACCTGGGGGCTTCCCGGAGCCTTTCACTGCCCCTGGCGTCCCTGGCACCTCAACGCTGAGTGACTTCACACCAGGCCCCCCCTCCATCTCCTACCAGCCCAACATCCCAGGCGGCCTTCTGGCCCCTGAGAAGCCTCCTGTGCCCCCTCTGCCCACACAG CTTCCCCCGCCAGGACGAATGGAGCCGTCCCACCCCGCAGTGCAGACGGGGCTGCACAACACTCCCTTGGGCAGCCAGTCGGCCCCCACGCTGCACTCCCGGAGCGCAGTGGCACGGCAACCCCTGGGACCCCCGGCCCACACTGCTGACCTCGTCTTCCCCCCTGCACCCAGCATGGCCACGGCGGGTGATGGTTCGGAGCCTACCCTCGAC ctcctgcccgaGCTGACGAATCCTGACGAGCTGCTCTCCTACCTGGGGCCCCCCgacctccccagcagcagcaacgATGACCTCCTCTCCCTCTTCGAGAATAACTGA